Proteins found in one Pseudomonas mosselii genomic segment:
- a CDS encoding MFS transporter: MPVFTAIGLPPLRLLAIVLFAAVVPCVLMTAPAVAGQYAAQLGLGPARVGQLFSAELAAMSLATLPAYYWQPRWDWRRVARGAALLFILANLASTGCDSYLALMALRVLSALAGGTLMVVCIASAASSRQPDRVYGLWVSGQLILGAVGLWLLPPLFGAFGLKALYLGLALLMLLCLPLAGAFPASAAPGPMKPAHAPLEHRWLPGLCGLLAVLLFYTGLSAVWTFIGSIAASAAIDPGSSGRILSIATLMGIAGSLCATLIGPRWPRNLPLALGIGLMALAVALLLGSPDLRRFALAALLFKYCWTFALPFILACLADHDRAGRLMNSANLVIGGGLALGPAIAGPLLESRHGMPAVLLGSIGCLLLAFISLMLARLNRSPLTTGVHP, from the coding sequence ATGCCTGTCTTCACTGCTATCGGCCTGCCACCGCTGCGGCTGCTGGCCATTGTGCTGTTCGCCGCCGTGGTGCCCTGCGTGCTGATGACCGCGCCGGCGGTCGCTGGCCAGTACGCCGCCCAGCTGGGCCTCGGGCCGGCGCGTGTCGGCCAGCTGTTTTCCGCGGAGCTGGCGGCCATGAGCCTGGCCACCCTGCCCGCCTACTACTGGCAGCCCCGCTGGGACTGGCGTCGGGTGGCGCGAGGCGCGGCGCTGCTGTTCATCCTGGCCAACCTGGCCTCGACCGGCTGCGACAGCTACCTGGCGCTGATGGCCCTGCGCGTGCTCAGCGCCCTGGCCGGCGGCACGCTGATGGTGGTGTGCATCGCCAGCGCGGCCAGCAGCCGGCAGCCCGACCGGGTGTATGGGCTGTGGGTCAGCGGCCAATTGATCCTCGGCGCCGTGGGCTTGTGGCTGCTGCCGCCGCTGTTCGGGGCATTCGGGCTCAAGGCCCTGTACCTGGGCCTGGCGCTGCTGATGCTGCTGTGCCTGCCGCTGGCCGGCGCCTTTCCGGCCTCGGCCGCGCCCGGCCCGATGAAACCTGCGCACGCCCCGCTCGAGCACCGCTGGCTCCCGGGTCTGTGCGGACTGCTGGCGGTACTGCTGTTCTACACGGGGCTCAGCGCGGTGTGGACCTTCATCGGCAGTATCGCCGCCAGCGCGGCGATCGACCCGGGCAGCAGTGGCCGGATCCTGTCCATCGCCACCCTGATGGGCATTGCCGGCTCGCTGTGCGCCACGCTGATCGGCCCACGCTGGCCGCGCAACCTGCCTCTGGCCTTGGGCATCGGCCTGATGGCGCTGGCCGTCGCCCTGCTGCTGGGCAGCCCCGACCTGCGCCGTTTCGCCCTGGCCGCGCTGCTGTTCAAGTACTGCTGGACCTTCGCCTTGCCATTCATCCTTGCCTGCCTGGCCGACCACGACCGCGCCGGGCGCCTGATGAACAGCGCCAACCTGGTCATCGGTGGCGGCCTGGCCCTGGGCCCGGCCATCGCCGGCCCGCTGCTCGAATCGCGCCACGGCATGCCCGCCGTGCTGCTCGGCAGCATCGGCTGCCTGCTGCTGGCGTTCATCAGCCTGATGCTCGCCCGCCTTAACCGTTCCCCGCTCACCACTGGAGTCCACCCATGA
- a CDS encoding cupin domain-containing protein: MTLTAVRQGVQLSELDAWGTVADLGSTILEGEVKCYGKMTHGAPTDPLSSAYFGTTQGKFRMVYPFSEQAVIVTGEIQLTDESTGQVTRYKAGDAWFVTKGTPVLWEVLSETFVKHYLAIA, from the coding sequence ATGACCCTCACCGCCGTCCGCCAGGGTGTGCAACTGTCCGAACTCGACGCCTGGGGCACCGTTGCCGACCTGGGCTCGACCATCCTCGAAGGCGAGGTCAAGTGCTACGGCAAGATGACCCACGGCGCCCCCACCGATCCGCTCAGCAGCGCCTACTTCGGCACCACCCAAGGCAAGTTCCGCATGGTCTATCCGTTCAGCGAGCAGGCGGTGATCGTGACCGGCGAGATCCAGCTGACCGATGAATCCACCGGTCAGGTGACGCGCTACAAAGCGGGTGATGCCTGGTTCGTGACCAAGGGCACGCCGGTGCTGTGGGAAGTGCTGAGCGAGACCTTTGTGAAGCATTACCTGGCGATTGCCTGA
- a CDS encoding helix-turn-helix transcriptional regulator, producing the protein MSDFLASPGFTLFNALVLELQRLAQEQPLPSFHDRMLERAGELIPFDKAWWGRAALVDGLPHEHSSHVYRLPPGYVQDWQSIRHQDITVQQVHAQPGRSVIVDSQADDAPEGLRWLGARHGFGEFLCIIHIDPQTRLSVHLTLYRAHGAASFTAHERLLLDHLMPHLVAAEGANQIRALVALREALDGANTLSLAVCDRQGTLHHAERGFVERLLLEWPRWSGPHLPAEVSPASYRGQHLQLDATAVGDLFLLAARPRSALAQLSAREADVAERFGGGGTYKQIARELGVAPNTVRHHIRSIYSKLGVNSKAGITQLLHHPPL; encoded by the coding sequence ATGTCCGATTTCCTCGCGTCCCCAGGCTTCACGCTGTTCAACGCCCTGGTCCTGGAACTGCAACGCCTGGCCCAGGAACAGCCGCTGCCAAGCTTCCATGACCGCATGCTCGAACGCGCCGGCGAGCTGATCCCGTTCGACAAGGCCTGGTGGGGCCGCGCCGCGCTGGTCGACGGCTTGCCCCACGAACACAGCAGCCATGTCTACAGGCTGCCGCCTGGTTACGTGCAGGACTGGCAGTCGATTCGCCACCAGGACATCACCGTGCAGCAGGTGCATGCCCAGCCGGGCCGCTCGGTGATCGTCGACAGCCAGGCCGACGACGCCCCCGAGGGCCTGCGCTGGCTCGGCGCCCGCCACGGTTTCGGCGAGTTCCTGTGCATCATCCATATCGACCCACAGACCCGCCTCAGCGTGCACCTGACCCTCTACCGGGCCCACGGCGCGGCCAGCTTCACCGCCCACGAGCGCTTGCTGCTCGATCACCTGATGCCGCACCTGGTGGCCGCCGAGGGCGCCAACCAGATCCGCGCCCTGGTGGCACTGCGCGAGGCGCTGGACGGCGCCAACACCCTGTCGCTGGCCGTCTGCGACCGCCAGGGCACCCTGCACCACGCCGAACGCGGCTTCGTCGAGCGCCTGCTGCTGGAATGGCCGCGCTGGAGCGGCCCGCACCTGCCGGCCGAGGTCAGTCCCGCCAGCTACCGTGGCCAGCACCTGCAACTGGACGCCACCGCCGTGGGCGACCTGTTCCTGCTGGCCGCCCGGCCCCGTTCAGCCCTGGCCCAGCTCAGCGCCCGCGAGGCGGATGTGGCCGAGCGCTTCGGCGGCGGCGGCACCTACAAACAGATCGCCCGCGAACTGGGGGTGGCGCCCAATACCGTGCGCCACCACATCCGCAGCATCTACAGCAAGCTGGGCGTGAACAGCAAGGCCGGGATCACCCAGCTGCTGCACCACCCTCCGCTCTGA
- a CDS encoding DUF3156 family protein, which translates to MSASWLERLTGPRTPAGYRPGATLQRVWRNLGLTDLQSAASFTYREDGPRIEVRERTESHLLMHLVLCEFILQVPALGQGAVRVELHHTGALRRTGLACRLRGGDQVLFEALRERLGRAQAVLMPLDFKRLAIECRDGQWRVTLEHMGASEVVNRVPAFRRYIPLDIEQRKHLWRAFDALQLMLSDL; encoded by the coding sequence ATGTCGGCAAGCTGGCTTGAACGCCTGACCGGCCCACGCACCCCGGCCGGTTATCGGCCTGGGGCGACCTTGCAGCGGGTGTGGCGAAACCTGGGATTGACGGATTTGCAATCCGCAGCATCGTTTACCTACCGCGAAGATGGCCCTCGGATCGAAGTGCGCGAGCGCACTGAGAGCCATCTGCTGATGCATCTGGTGCTGTGCGAGTTCATCCTGCAGGTGCCTGCCTTGGGGCAGGGCGCGGTGCGGGTGGAACTGCACCATACCGGGGCGTTGCGCCGAACGGGGCTGGCATGCCGCCTGCGGGGCGGCGATCAGGTGCTGTTCGAAGCGCTGCGCGAGCGCCTCGGGCGTGCTCAGGCTGTATTGATGCCGCTGGATTTCAAGCGCCTGGCCATCGAGTGCCGCGACGGTCAGTGGCGGGTAACCCTGGAGCATATGGGCGCCAGCGAGGTGGTCAATCGGGTGCCCGCGTTTCGCCGCTACATCCCCCTCGACATTGAGCAGCGCAAGCATCTCTGGCGAGCTTTCGATGCGCTGCAACTGATGCTGAGCGACCTGTAG
- a CDS encoding transporter: MLDPRSRWLALALTLAGAHAQAADLNARDFVSAPVGTRLGVAYLPLTRANDYHGAADGNGKADLAVNAFAYRQLWFTDICGTLCTPQFIVPYVDTEARLPGSDGHTRERGIGDPQVGGTLFFINDPQNRTYSGLLALLSVPVGEYHASNPGVSPGANRWALHLNYNYTQGVGERWLLEANLEAQLYGRNDDYFDNELKQKPLYRLQAFASYDFTPTTYGALRLIHADGGQLELDDRHLDNSHQRYTQVGFELGHWLDRRNQVLLGLTRNVSTDNAYAQDNLLLRFVHVF; this comes from the coding sequence ATGCTTGACCCTCGCAGCCGCTGGCTTGCCTTGGCCCTCACCCTGGCCGGCGCCCATGCCCAGGCCGCCGACCTCAATGCCCGCGATTTCGTCAGTGCCCCGGTGGGCACCCGCCTGGGGGTCGCGTACCTGCCGCTGACCCGCGCCAACGACTACCATGGCGCCGCCGACGGCAACGGCAAGGCCGACCTGGCGGTCAACGCCTTCGCCTATCGCCAGTTGTGGTTCACTGACATCTGCGGCACGTTGTGTACGCCGCAATTCATCGTGCCCTACGTCGACACCGAGGCGCGCCTGCCGGGTAGCGACGGCCACACCCGCGAGCGCGGCATCGGCGATCCGCAGGTCGGTGGCACGCTGTTCTTCATCAACGATCCGCAAAACCGTACCTACAGCGGGCTGCTGGCATTGCTCAGCGTGCCGGTCGGCGAGTACCACGCCAGCAACCCCGGCGTATCGCCCGGCGCCAACCGCTGGGCGCTGCACCTGAACTACAACTACACCCAGGGCGTGGGCGAACGCTGGCTGCTCGAGGCCAATCTCGAAGCCCAGTTGTACGGCCGCAACGACGATTACTTCGACAACGAGCTCAAGCAGAAGCCGCTGTACCGCCTGCAGGCCTTCGCCTCCTACGACTTCACTCCCACCACCTACGGCGCCCTGCGCCTGATCCACGCCGACGGCGGCCAACTGGAGCTCGATGACCGGCACCTGGACAACAGCCACCAGCGCTACACCCAGGTCGGCTTCGAGCTCGGCCATTGGCTCGACCGGCGCAACCAAGTGCTGCTCGGCCTGACCCGCAATGTTTCCACCGACAACGCCTACGCCCAGGACAACCTGCTGCTGCGTTTCGTCCACGTCTTCTGA
- a CDS encoding class II histone deacetylase, translated as MSRRTAFFSDELCFWHSAGLHALTLPVGGWVQPPAAAGFAESPETKRRLKNLMDVSGLSRQLLQRSAEAASDADLLRVHPSHYLARFKALSDAGGGELGLQAPIGPGTFEIARLSAGLAIAAVDAVLRGEADNAYALSRPPGHHCLADQAMGFCFLANIPIAIEAAKARHGLGRVAVIDWDVHHGNGTQSIYAQRGDVLTVSLHQEHCYPPGYSGADERGVGDGEGCNLNIPLPAGTGHAGYLQAMEQIVLPALQRFQPELIVVACGYDANAVDPLARMLLHSESFRVMTRMLRETAEQLCSGRLVMVHEGGYAEAYVPFCGLAVMEELVGVRTAVEDPMLAFIELQQPGAEHGCFVAQYVEGLRARLV; from the coding sequence ATGAGCCGCCGTACCGCGTTTTTCTCCGACGAACTGTGCTTCTGGCACAGCGCCGGGCTGCATGCCCTCACCCTGCCAGTCGGCGGTTGGGTGCAGCCCCCCGCCGCCGCGGGCTTTGCCGAGTCGCCGGAAACCAAGCGACGCCTGAAGAACCTGATGGACGTCTCGGGCCTGTCGCGCCAGTTGCTGCAGCGCAGCGCCGAAGCCGCCAGCGACGCCGACCTGCTGCGCGTGCACCCGTCGCATTACCTGGCGCGCTTCAAGGCGCTGAGCGATGCCGGTGGCGGCGAACTGGGGCTGCAGGCGCCGATCGGCCCGGGCACCTTCGAGATCGCCAGGCTCTCCGCTGGCCTGGCCATCGCCGCTGTTGACGCGGTACTGCGCGGCGAAGCCGACAATGCCTACGCGCTGTCGCGCCCGCCGGGGCACCACTGCCTGGCCGACCAGGCCATGGGCTTCTGCTTCCTGGCCAACATCCCCATCGCTATTGAGGCGGCCAAGGCACGCCACGGCCTGGGACGGGTGGCGGTGATCGACTGGGACGTGCACCACGGCAACGGCACCCAGTCGATCTATGCCCAGCGCGGTGACGTGCTGACCGTGTCCCTGCACCAGGAGCATTGCTACCCACCGGGCTACAGCGGCGCCGATGAACGCGGCGTGGGCGATGGCGAGGGCTGCAACCTGAACATTCCGTTGCCGGCCGGTACCGGGCATGCGGGTTACCTGCAGGCGATGGAGCAGATCGTGTTGCCAGCATTGCAGCGCTTCCAGCCGGAGTTGATCGTGGTGGCCTGCGGCTATGACGCCAACGCGGTCGATCCGCTGGCGCGGATGCTGCTGCACAGCGAGTCGTTCCGGGTCATGACGCGGATGCTGCGCGAGACCGCCGAGCAGCTGTGCTCAGGGCGATTGGTGATGGTGCACGAGGGTGGGTATGCCGAGGCCTATGTGCCGTTCTGTGGGTTGGCGGTGATGGAGGAGTTGGTGGGGGTGAGGACAGCGGTGGAAGACCCGATGCTGGCATTCATCGAGTTGCAGCAGCCGGGGGCGGAACATGGGTGTTTTGTGGCGCAGTACGTAGAAGGGCTGCGAGCGCGTCTGGTCTGA
- a CDS encoding APC family permease, translating to MTINNKLTEHLNRGSVGFPTALASTVGLIMASPVILTATMGFGIGGSAFAVAMVIAAVMMLAQSTTFAEAAAILPTTGSVYDYINCGLGRFFAITGTLSAYLIVHVFAGTAETILSGVMALVNFEHLNTLAESAGGSWLLGVGFVLVFGVLNAFGVSAFGRAEVVLTFGMWTTLMVFGVLGLIAAPAVELDGPFGVSLVGTDLMTILSLVGMAMFMFVGCEFVTPLAPELRRSAWVMPKAMALGLFGVASCMFIYGAAMKRQVENVVLDAASGVHLLDTPMAIPRFAEQVMGDIGPVWLGIGFLFAGAATINTLMAGVPRILYGMAVDGALPKVFTYLHPRFKTPLLCILVVALIPCLHAWYLGGNTDNILHLVLAAVCAWSTAYLLVTLSVVILRIRRPDLPRAYRSPWFPLPQIVSSIGILLGMWFITPPGMNPADVYVPFAVMLGATAAYALFWTLCVQKVNPFRPARVEDVLEKEFAAEPGHSHHEQVRHVGKLA from the coding sequence ATGACAATCAACAATAAGCTCACCGAGCACCTCAACCGTGGCAGCGTCGGCTTCCCCACCGCGCTGGCCAGCACCGTCGGCCTGATCATGGCCAGCCCCGTGATCCTCACCGCGACCATGGGCTTCGGCATCGGCGGCAGCGCCTTCGCCGTGGCCATGGTGATCGCCGCGGTGATGATGCTGGCGCAGTCGACTACCTTCGCCGAGGCGGCGGCGATCCTGCCGACCACCGGCTCCGTCTACGACTACATCAACTGCGGCCTGGGCCGTTTCTTCGCCATCACCGGCACTCTGTCGGCGTACCTGATCGTGCATGTGTTCGCCGGCACCGCCGAGACCATCCTCTCCGGGGTCATGGCCCTGGTGAACTTCGAGCACCTCAACACCCTGGCCGAGTCGGCCGGTGGTTCGTGGTTGCTGGGCGTGGGTTTCGTGCTGGTGTTCGGCGTGCTCAACGCTTTCGGCGTGAGCGCTTTTGGCCGCGCCGAAGTGGTGCTGACCTTCGGCATGTGGACCACGCTGATGGTGTTTGGCGTGCTTGGCCTGATCGCGGCGCCCGCCGTGGAGCTGGACGGGCCGTTCGGCGTGTCGCTGGTCGGCACCGACCTGATGACCATTCTGTCGCTGGTGGGCATGGCCATGTTCATGTTCGTCGGTTGCGAATTCGTCACCCCGCTGGCCCCGGAACTGCGCCGCTCGGCCTGGGTCATGCCCAAGGCCATGGCCCTGGGTTTGTTCGGCGTGGCCAGCTGCATGTTCATCTACGGCGCGGCGATGAAGCGCCAGGTGGAGAACGTCGTGCTTGACGCCGCCAGCGGCGTGCACCTGCTGGACACGCCCATGGCCATCCCGCGTTTCGCCGAGCAGGTGATGGGCGATATTGGCCCGGTGTGGCTGGGCATCGGCTTCCTGTTCGCCGGCGCCGCCACCATCAACACGCTGATGGCCGGGGTGCCGCGGATTCTCTACGGCATGGCGGTGGACGGGGCGCTGCCCAAGGTGTTCACCTACCTGCACCCACGGTTCAAGACGCCGTTGCTGTGCATCCTGGTGGTGGCGCTGATCCCGTGCCTGCACGCCTGGTACCTGGGCGGCAACACCGACAATATCCTGCACCTGGTGCTGGCGGCGGTGTGCGCCTGGAGCACCGCGTACCTGCTGGTGACCCTGTCGGTGGTGATCCTGCGCATCCGCCGGCCGGACCTGCCCCGCGCCTACCGCTCGCCGTGGTTCCCGCTGCCGCAGATCGTCTCCAGCATCGGCATACTGCTGGGCATGTGGTTCATCACCCCGCCGGGCATGAACCCGGCCGATGTCTACGTGCCGTTCGCCGTGATGCTCGGCGCCACCGCGGCCTACGCGCTGTTCTGGACGCTGTGTGTGCAGAAGGTCAACCCGTTCCGCCCGGCGCGGGTCGAGGACGTGCTGGAGAAGGAGTTCGCCGCCGAACCCGGTCATTCTCACCACGAGCAGGTGCGCCATGTCGGCAAGCTGGCTTGA
- a CDS encoding p-hydroxyphenylacetate 3-hydroxylase oxygenase component, which produces MKKPNSLLEDLKPLLPAIAARADQAERERSVPVENIAALKAIGLHKAFLPRHYGGLEISLPQFAECIAALAGACASTAWAMSLLCTHSHQLAMFPARLQDEIWGRDPDATASSSIAPFGRTEEVEGGVLFSGEMGWSSGCDHAEWAIMGFRRANPEGGQDYCFAVLPRSDYQIRDDWFAAGMRASGSRTLIVERAFVPEHRIQKARDMMEGQSAGFGLYPDSAIYFNPYRPYFASGFSTVSLGIAERMLEVFRDKTRNRVRAYTGAAVGAATPALMRLAESTHQVAAARALLEKSWEQIAEYSARHQYPTRTELTYWRTNQGYAVKLCIQAVDRLMEAAGGGAWFDGNELQRLFRDAHMTGAHAYTDYDVCAQILGRELMGLEPDPAMT; this is translated from the coding sequence CAAGGCCATTGGCCTGCACAAGGCCTTCCTGCCCAGGCATTACGGCGGCCTGGAAATAAGCCTGCCACAGTTCGCCGAATGCATCGCCGCGCTGGCCGGCGCCTGCGCCAGCACTGCCTGGGCTATGAGCCTGCTGTGCACCCACAGTCATCAGCTGGCGATGTTCCCGGCACGCTTGCAGGACGAGATCTGGGGCCGTGACCCGGACGCCACCGCCAGCAGCAGCATCGCGCCGTTCGGTCGCACCGAGGAAGTCGAGGGCGGCGTGCTGTTCAGCGGCGAGATGGGCTGGAGCAGCGGCTGCGACCACGCCGAGTGGGCGATCATGGGCTTTCGCCGGGCCAACCCTGAGGGCGGCCAGGACTACTGCTTCGCCGTGCTGCCGCGCAGCGACTACCAGATCCGCGACGACTGGTTCGCCGCCGGCATGCGCGCCAGTGGCAGCCGCACGCTGATCGTCGAGCGCGCCTTTGTGCCCGAACACCGTATCCAGAAGGCCAGGGACATGATGGAGGGCCAGTCGGCGGGCTTCGGGCTGTACCCGGACAGCGCGATCTATTTCAACCCCTACCGGCCATACTTCGCCAGCGGGTTCTCCACGGTCAGCCTGGGCATCGCCGAGCGCATGCTCGAGGTCTTCAGGGACAAGACCCGCAACCGCGTGCGCGCCTACACCGGCGCCGCCGTCGGCGCGGCCACCCCGGCGCTGATGCGCCTGGCCGAGTCCACCCACCAGGTCGCCGCGGCGCGGGCGCTGCTGGAAAAGAGCTGGGAGCAGATCGCCGAGTACAGCGCCCGGCACCAATACCCGACGCGCACCGAGCTTACGTACTGGCGCACCAACCAGGGCTACGCGGTCAAGTTGTGCATCCAGGCCGTGGATCGGCTGATGGAGGCGGCTGGCGGCGGCGCCTGGTTTGACGGTAACGAGCTGCAGCGGCTGTTCCGCGATGCGCACATGACCGGCGCGCATGCCTACACCGACTACGACGTCTGCGCGCAGATCCTCGGGCGCGAGTTGATGGGGCTGGAGCCGGATCCGGCGATGACCTGA
- the feaR gene encoding transcriptional regulator FeaR produces the protein MPQPVTQCNARPALDGLERWTTAMQKVCGRFQTELAFNRSLFIGEISTYNRAGLALANLRTNAGTIRRLGDNPDRDDDQHCFLVSQRMGYSQITQDGVSIQLSPGELLLMDSVGPCEITPFGLIEHVSLSLSREQVRKHVTGQGATFGKISSTNACGRMLHLLMDQLCREGDEAGETQGEALQAAFIALLEPGFERGDDNPGSLAGLSGASLRGYVQKVIDESLGQPGLTPANLAERLSISVRHLYRLFEEEGDSVCRYIQRSRLKRSADDLSNPFLKRESITSIAYKWGFTDSAHFSRAFKKHFEQSPKDFRAMALMPGR, from the coding sequence ATGCCCCAGCCCGTCACTCAGTGCAACGCCAGACCCGCCTTGGACGGCCTGGAGCGCTGGACCACGGCCATGCAGAAGGTCTGCGGCCGGTTCCAGACCGAACTGGCCTTCAACCGCTCGCTGTTCATCGGCGAGATCTCGACCTACAACCGCGCCGGCCTGGCCCTGGCCAACCTGCGCACCAACGCCGGCACTATCCGCCGCCTGGGCGACAACCCCGACCGCGACGACGACCAGCATTGCTTCCTGGTCAGCCAGCGCATGGGTTACTCGCAGATCACCCAGGATGGCGTGAGCATCCAGCTGTCGCCGGGCGAACTGCTGCTGATGGACTCGGTGGGCCCGTGCGAGATCACCCCGTTCGGCCTGATCGAGCATGTCTCGCTGTCATTGTCTCGCGAGCAGGTGCGCAAGCACGTGACCGGGCAGGGCGCGACCTTCGGCAAGATCTCCTCGACCAACGCCTGCGGGCGCATGCTGCACCTGCTGATGGACCAGTTGTGCCGCGAAGGCGACGAGGCCGGGGAAACCCAGGGCGAGGCACTGCAGGCGGCGTTCATCGCCTTGCTGGAGCCAGGTTTCGAGCGTGGTGACGACAATCCCGGATCGCTCGCCGGGCTCAGCGGCGCCAGCCTGCGCGGCTACGTGCAGAAGGTCATCGACGAGTCGCTGGGCCAGCCGGGCCTGACCCCGGCAAACCTGGCCGAGCGCCTGAGCATCTCGGTGCGTCATCTGTACCGTCTGTTCGAGGAGGAGGGCGACAGCGTCTGCCGCTACATCCAGCGTTCACGCCTCAAGCGCAGCGCGGATGACCTGTCCAACCCGTTCCTCAAGCGCGAGTCGATCACCTCGATTGCCTACAAGTGGGGATTCACCGACTCGGCGCATTTCAGCCGGGCATTCAAGAAGCACTTCGAGCAGTCGCCGAAGGATTTCCGGGCGATGGCTCTGATGCCTGGGCGGTAA